A stretch of Besnoitia besnoiti strain Bb-Ger1 chromosome V, whole genome shotgun sequence DNA encodes these proteins:
- a CDS encoding hypothetical protein (encoded by transcript BESB_063700) produces MEHGLGREAAGPPESAADPTQVPRSARMTMGALSVLTWVQYLLMMLSYLRIRRAHKIAKRSMERDMRYLQAAHRKQQLAKRMKWQQRSSQQTEAPNDAGAPLATPSSVSGDQDDGEREGKQKQDATYE; encoded by the coding sequence ATGGAGCATGGCctcgggcgcgaggccgcaggcccGCCTGAAAGTGCAGCGGACCCAACCCAGGTGCCGCGCTCTGCTCGGATGACGATGGGTGCGCTGTCAGTGTTGACTTGGGTGCAGTACCTATTAATGATGCTTTCTTACCTTCGAATCCGCCGAGCCCACAAGATTGCGAAGCGATCCATGGAGAGAGACATGCGCTACCTCCAAGCCGCACACCGGAAACAGCAGCTGGCAAAGCGGATGAAGTGGCAACAACGTTCGTCTCAGCAGACTGAGGCGCCtaacgacgcaggcgcccctCTAGCCACGCCGTCCTCAGTGAGCGGCGACCAGGACGACGGAGAACGTGAGGGGAAACAGAAACAAGACGCTACATACGAGTGA
- a CDS encoding aspartyl aminopeptidase (encoded by transcript BESB_063690), whose amino-acid sequence MPDAKSAAAAALLEGGRKYGASFLSFVNETGSPYHSVQAVQRRLLASGFTQLDEREKWELRRGGKYFVTRNQACIAAFTIGENFRGSHSGFTIVAAHTDSPCLRLRPNSNLKKEGIQQAGIECYGGGLWHTWFDRGLGVAGKVVVKTENGLAEKLIRVDRPILVLPNLAIHLQSAEEIAAFKINKETHLQPILCTEVYRQLLEAQAGDCEVEKTAEDKREAATGASCPLVDRKNEDRAASPLLALVAKELGVQPDDVLEWDLCLMDATPSRFCGIHDEFVESPRLDNLGSTWAAFSALMEAAPDSKDISLAVGFDHEEVGSESYTGAASTALVVWMERIVQCLDVFDVYPQILSRSFLVSADMAHGVHPNYSERHQGQTKPLMQQGVVIKENSNQRYATNVATIALTRAVAQKGQVPLQLFTVKNDSRCGSTVGPILSTRLGVRTVDIGIPQWAMHSCRETCGILDLYALQLLLKEFYTSFRSIDSTYQEA is encoded by the exons ATGCCCGATGCAAagagcgcagccgccgctgctctgcTGGAGGGCGGCAGAAAATACGGCGCaagcttcctctccttcgtgAACGAGACAGGCTCCCCGTACCACTCTGTGCAGGCCGTTCAGCGCCGGCTGCTCGCCAGTGGCTTCACTCAGCTCGATGAAAG AGAGAAGTGGGAGCTAAGGCGTGGAGGCAAGTACTTTGTGACCCGGAATCAGGCATGCATCGCGGCGTTCACAATTG GAGAGAACTTCAGAGGCTCCCACAGCGGCTTCACGATCGTTGCCGCTCACACGGATTCGccgtgtctccgcctgcggccgaATAGCAACTTGAAGAAGGAAGGCATCCAGCAA GCAGGCATCGAGTGCTatggcggcggcctctggcACACCTGGTTCGATCGCGGCTTGGGCGTCGCCGGCAAAGTCGTCGTCAAAACGGAGAACG GCCTGGCGGAGAAGCTCATCCGCGTGGATCGCCCCATCCTCGTGCTGCCCAACCTCGCGATTCATCTGCAGTCGGCGGAGGAGATTGCTGCGTTTAAAATCAACAAG GAGACGCATCTGCAACCCATTCTCTGTACGGAGGTGTACCGACAGCTGCTGGAGGCCCAGGCGGGTGACTGCGAAGTGGAGAAAACAGCCGAAGACAAGCGGGAGGCCGCGACAGGGGCGTCGTGCCCTCTCGTGGACCGGAAAAATGAAGACCgtgccgcttcgccgctcctcgctctcgtggCTAA AGAGCTGGGAGTCCAGCCAGACGATGTCCTGGAGTGGGACTTGTGCCTCATGGACGCGACC CCGAGCAGATTTTGCGGCATCCATGACGAGTTCGTcgagtcgccgcgtctgGACAACCTGGGGTCGACCTGGGCGGCGTTCTCCGCGTTGATGGAAGCGGCACCGGACTCGAAGGACAtcagcctcgccgtcggcttTGACCACGAAGAGGTTGGCAGCGAGAGCTACAcaggcgcggcctccactGCGCTGGTG GTCTGGATGGAGCGGATCGTGCAGTGCCTGGACGTGTTCGACGTGTACCCTCAGATTCTTTCGCGCTCCTTTCTCGTCAGCGCA GACATGGCGCACGGCGTCCACCCGAACTACTCCGAGCGCCACCAGGGCCAGACAAAGCCCCTGATGCAGCAG GGCGTGGTGATCAAGGAGAACTCGAATCAGCGCTACGCGACAAACGTGGCGACGATTGCGCTGACGCGCGCGGTTGCGCAGAAAGGCCAagtgcctctgcagctcttCACCGTCAAAAACGactcgcgctgcggcagcaccGTGGGACCCATCCTTAGCACCCGACTCG gtGTACGTACGGTTGACATCGGCATTCCGCAGTGGGCGATGCACTCATGCAGAGAGACGTGCGGCATTCTGGATCTCTACGCGCTTCAGTTGCTGCTCAAG GAATTCTACACCTCCTTCCGTTCGATCGACAGCACCTACCAGGAGGCCTAA
- a CDS encoding rhoptry neck protein RON6 (encoded by transcript BESB_063670): MFADRKKKRMGSWVALVASRVYLAFILLFTLLELGSPLLRLFSTSPGASGSVLAQASLFQSSRQDSKAAHAFSNASASNAKKAAAAGEPSGLTYSSRGASWRDGPSLRSGRQVQALGSPVSFSPASAAQSSPSSLLTPSESARPSASTSDAQPQATPLAKPIGVKDSFLDDSASHAVAADATGPRPAATDLTSAPKEAPPSGVDPLAPSRLLNPSAFARRLVAKVHTAFVQKTRHAPESHAAEKGNDETQPHGAAAFVSVDEKRSDAGAEPDEGTEATDEAAETPEESESDSESVSEEEEPANFAFLEARDGNEEDDDREDEEIEGSRDESDSNSEYPAGDHSAAFVQEGGTPKKGEGEEGSAEADDDMVGSSAEEEAGGTKSAEKSEVHSSQTEASKTQQEGHSGDATQSSVGGSHLHVHSGHDAEIKAHRGTVHSHHHKPEKTQEKDESSASQTEEGEDKEENASQSHSDEPTEGKTEDGSEAHAAHDHAGAEKEDSEEKEDAESHAAPDHAGAEKEDSEEKGGAESHETHDHAGAEKEDSEEKGGAESHTAHDHAGAEKEDSEEKGGAESHATHDHAGAEKEDSEEKGGAESHATHGHAGAEKEDSEEKGGAESHETHDHAGAEKEDSEEKGGAESHTAHDHAGAEKEDSEEKGGAESHATHDHAGAEKEDSEEKGGAESHETHDHAGAEKEDSEEKGGAESHETHDHAGAEKEDSEEKGGAESHATHDHAGAEKEDSEEKGGAESHATHDHGGAEKEDSEEKEDSEGHAAHMHANAGAVSEESKKEQNPEEKEDAAHALTAEEKKKAEEKEKEAEIERKHKMAVMKHEAAEEKRRHADELLQSHHLGQGGPRGRTVVASHSHMHVQDVLQHEQLKQATQMANDLTRHLQIQNTLKMREMFLKRKEIGHLNQLKHYQDLMQATLSTVWKKMKKFKHDLKRMHLHSRFVGKKFLTETDHRVLRREELPAAQMVPQVDTVGKTSNGIVMDCPTDCAPNACDNKPTVPAQCFKYEEVAGGGGFRRCEPFADPSTATCEPGFSRCAMAAPTRGKHYELFASPADRPLPQPLLVHGSNLHACLRLLPVHEKTKCTPENSKTVEEALKDTQAVAAQPPPHVLEQAVLFESIQVPVPGNYKLCMLQYWRPAGSKPTDDVLIMGIDEIGTLTVRPQPNEHILRHMQGLHTKNAEHE; the protein is encoded by the exons ATGTTCGCCGacaggaagaaaaagaggatgGGGAGTTGGGTAGCTCTTGTCGCTAGCCGCGTTTACCTCGCTTTCATCCTGCTCTTTACCCTTTTAGAGCTCGGTTCGCCCCTCCTTCGCTTGTTCTCGACTTCTCCGGGGGCCTCTGGGTCGGTCCTTGCTCAAGCCTCTTTGTTTCAGTCCTCCCGGCAGGACTCCAAAGCCGCACACGCTTTCAGCAACGCTTCGGCCTCAAATGCTAAAAAAG cggcagccgctggggAGCCCTCGGGCTTGACCTACTCGTCTCGCGGAGCCTCCTGGAGAGACGGTCCGTCTCTCCGCTCGGGTCGGCAAGTGCAGGCACTGGGCTCGCCTGTCTCGttctcgccggcgtccgcagcccagtcgtctccttcgtctcttttGACGCCGTCTGagagcgcgcggccttccgcctcgACTTCGgatgcgcagccgcaggcgacgccacTGGCGAAGCCCATCGGCGTGAAGGACTCCTTCCTCGACGAcagcgcgagccacgcgGTGGCAGCCGACGCGACGGGTCCACGCCCCGCCGCCACGGACTTAACGAGCGCGCCGAAAGAGGCACCACCGAGCGGCGTCGACCCCTTAGCGCCTTCGCGACTATTGAACCCGAGTGCGTTTGCGCGGCGCCTAGTAGCCAAAGTCCACACCGCGTTTGTGCAGAAAACGCGCCACGCCCCGGAGtcgcacgccgcggagaagggaaACGACGAGACGCAACCTCatggcgcggccgcctttGTGAGTGTAGACGagaagaggagcgacgcgggcgcggagcccgACGAGGGGACGGAAGCCACGGATGAAGCCGCTGAGACTCCAGAAGAGAGTGAATCGGATTCAGAGAGCgtcagcgaagaagaggagcctGCGAACTTCGCCTTCTTGGAAGCGAGGGATGGCAACGAGGAAGATGacgacagagaagacgaggagatcGAGGGATCTCGCGACGAGTCCGATTCGAACTCAGAGTATCCGGCGGGCGATCACAGCGCCGCATTTGTGCAGGAAGGAGGTACACCGAAAaaaggagagggcgaggagggctctgccgaggcagacgacgatATGGtaggcagcagcgcggaggaagaagcgggaGGCACCAAGTCAGCTGAGAAATCCGAGGTACATTCATCTCAAACCGAGGCCTCGAAGACCCAGCAAGAAGGGCACTCAGGCGATGCGACTCAAAGCAGCGTCGGTGGAAGCCACCTGCATGTGCACTCGGGACATGACGCAGAAATCAAAGCACACAGAGGCACGGTGCATTCTCATCATCACAAGCctgagaagacgcaggaaaAAGACGAATCTTCCGCCTCACAGACTGAAGAGGGCGAAGATAAAGAAGAGAACGCGTCGCAATCGCACTCCGACGAGCCGACAGAAGGCAAGACAGAGGATGGCTCAGAGGCTCATGCAGCACACGATCACGCTggagcagagaaggaggacagcgaggagaaggaagatgCAGAGAGCCATGCAGCACCCGATCACGCTggagcagagaaggaggacagcgaggagaagggaggTGCAGAGAGCCATGAAACACACGATCACGCTggagcagagaaggaggacagcgaagagaagggaGGTGCAGAGAGCCATACAGCACACGATCATGCTggagcagagaaggaggacagcgaggagaagggaggTGCAGAGAGTCATGCAACACACGATCATGCTggagcagagaaggaggacagcgaggagaagggaggTGCAGAGAGCCATGCAACACACGGTCACGCTggagcagagaaggaggacagcgaggagaagggaggTGCAGAGAGCCATGAAACACACGATCATGCTggagcagagaaggaggacagcgaagagaagggaGGTGCAGAGAGCCATACAGCACACGATCATGCTggagcagagaaggaggacagcgaggagaagggaggTGCAGAGAGTCATGCAACACACGATCATGCTggagcagagaaggaggacagcgaggagaagggaggTGCAGAGAGCCATGAAACACACGATCATGCTggagcagagaaggaggacagcgaggagaagggaggTGCAGAGAGCCATGAAACACACGATCACGCTggagcagagaaggaggacagcgaggagaagggaggTGCAGAGAGCCATGCAACACACGATCATGCTggagcagagaaggaggatagcgaggagaagggaggTGCAGAGAGCCATGCAACACACGATCACGGTggagcagagaaggaggatagcgaggagaaggaggactCAGAGGGTCATGCggcgcacatgcatgcgaatGCCGGTGCAGTGAGTGAGGAGAGCAAGAAAGAGCAGAATCCCGAGGAAAAGGAGGATGCTGCACATGCGCTtactgcagaggagaagaagaaggctgaggagaaggaaaaggaagcgGAGATTGAACGAAAACACAAAATGGCTGTTATGAAACACGAAGCGGCTGAGGAGAAGCGTCGACAT GCggacgagctgctgcagtcgCACCACCTGGGTCAGGGCGGACCGCGCGGGCGGACTGTGGTGGCGTCGCACTCGCACATGCACGTGCAGGACGTGCTTCAGCACGAGCAGCTGAAGCAAGCCACGCAGATGGCAAACGACCTCACGCGTCATCTGCAGATTCAGAACACACTCAAGATGCGAGAGATGTTCCTCAAGCGCAAGGAAATTGGTCACCTGAACCAGCTCAAACACTACCAAGACCTCATGCAGGCCACGCTCTCCACTGTCTGGAAGAAAATGAAGAAG TTCAAGCACGACCTGAAGCGCATGCACCTGCACAGCCGGTTTGTTGGCAAGAAGTTCCTCACAGAGACCGACCACCGTGTTCTGCGACGAGAAGAGCTCCCGGCAGCGCAGATGGTGCCGCAGGTCGACACGGTTGGGAAAACATCCAACGGAATCGTCATGGACTGCCCGACAG ACTGTGCGCCGAACGCATGCGACAACAAGCCGACAGTCCCTGCTCAGTGCTTC AAATACGAAGAAGTCGCTGGTGGTGGAGGTTTCAGGCGATGCGAACCATTCGCTGATCCGTCGACTGCGACCTGTGAACCG GGTTTCAGTCGCTGCGCGATGGCGGCTCCGACACGCGGCAAGCACTACGAACTGTTCGCTTCG CCGGCCGACCGGCCGCTCCCGCAGCCTCTCCTCGTCCACGGAAGCAACTTACACGCCTGCCTCAGGCTCCTGCCTGTACACGAAAAGACAAAGTGCAC TCCGGAGAATTCCAAAACCGTTGAGGAGGCTCTCAAGGACACCCAAGCTGTCGCAGCCCAACCGCCTCCGCATGTCTTGGAGCAGGCTGTTCTCTTTGAAAGTATCCAG GTCCCAGTGCCCGGAAATTACAAGCTATGCATGCTCCAATACTGGAGGCCCGCTGGCTCAAAGCCTACCGATGATGTTCTAATCATGGGCATCGATGAAATAGGCACCCTGACAGTCCGCCCGCAGCCGAACGAGCACATCCTGAGGCACATGCAAGGTCTGCACACAAAGAATGCAGAACACGAGTAA
- a CDS encoding single-strand binding protein (encoded by transcript BESB_063660), which produces MAPQWRPAAGLIAWSTPADWSSPFVERRTRFHPPLSSRIASLSSGLSSAHRSHSRRLHVRVSLALCAVALLLGSPPPGGLALSACSGLSRKCVLEATSMLSPASSCSALPPPPLCRSLAGVRSARFRSRGVMLRRAEAPRSLAGFVTSLATQPLRASPLVRVANAGRLAGAPLHSSHLQSSLRMQPLGMGLAGARPFPRFACSAQRSFAFFQPPQNASREGSDESTGGGLAPLPRECAARGHGLVQPFEQTQGTRMQATSLKALGDDAFSSGASSSAPASGRSGGPLRHAELCLNRVTLIGRLGTMPEIRQMSNGEKFAWFSMATSVNWIDKATGDAQSRTEWHRIVIYDDALVDLVDKYLHTGRRVFVEGKLQTRRWTGADGVDRYSTSVVVSRAQGELIILDAPSSSSHAHSCSSAARQQTSTSDWADDGGEASHRDGAGSTSGLFDSGG; this is translated from the exons ATGGCACCACAGTGGCGacccgccgcaggccttATTGCGTGGTCTACGCCGGCCGACTGGTCATCGCCTTTCGTCGAGCGCCGAACAAGATTTCACCCGCCGCTTTCCTCCCGCATCGCCAGCTTGTCTTCGGGTCTCTCCTCAGCGCATCGATCGCActcccgccgcctgcatGTGCGGGTTTCTTTGGCCctgtgcgccgtcgctctcttgTTGGGCTCTCCCCCTCCTGGGGGACTCGCACTCAGCGCCTGCTCGGGTCTCTCGCGAAAATGCGTTTTAGAGGCAACAAGCATGCTATCCCCCGCGTCGAGTTGCTccgcccttcctcctccgcctctttgTCGCTCTCTGGCTGGCGTCCGTTCCGCTCGCTTCCGGTCTCGCGGGGTGatgctccgccgcgccgaggcgcctcgcagtCTTGCCGGCTTTGTCACCTCCCTAGCAACACAGCCGCTAcgtgcgtctccgctcgtccgcgtcgcgaACGCGGGAAGGCTTGCTGGAGCGCCCCTACACTCCAGCCACCTGCAGTCCTCActccgcatgcagccccTTGGCATGGGCctggctggcgcgcggccgtTTCCGCGGTTTGCCTGCTCTGCACAGAGGTCTTTCGCCTTTTTCCAGCCTCCGCAGAACGCCTCCAgggaaggcagcgacgagtccaccggcggaggcctcgcgcctctgcctcgagaGTGCGCTGCGCGGGGGCACGGTCTTGTGCAGCCGTTCGAGCAGACGCAAggcacgcgcatgcaagcgACGAGTCTGAAGGCTTTGGGCGACGATGCGTTCTCGTCGGGTGCGTCGAGTTCCGCCCCCGCAAGCGGACGAAGCGGCGGTCCTCTGCGG CACGCAGAACTCTGTCTGAACCGCGTGACGCTGATTGGCCGCCTCGGCACCATGCCTGAGATCCGCCAGATGTCGAATGGAGAGAAATTCGCGTGGTTCTCCATGGCGACGTCCGTCAACTGGATTGACAAG GCAACTGGGGATGCTCAGTCGCGGACGGAGTGGCATCGCATTGTCATCTACGACGACGCTCTGGTCGATCTCGTGGATAAATATCTTCA CacggggcggcgcgtcttcgtgGAAGggaagctgcagacgcgtcgaTGGACTGGAGCGGACGGAGTGGATCGCTACTCGACTTCGGTTGTCGTCAGCCGCGCCCAGGGCGAGTTGATTATTCTCGACGCgccatcttcttcctctcacGCCCATTCctgctcgtctgcggcgcgccagcagacCTCCACCAGCGACTgggccgacgacggcggagaggccagccacagagacggcgccggcTCCACCTCAGGCCTCTTCGACAGCGGCGggtga
- a CDS encoding hypothetical protein (encoded by transcript BESB_063680): MDGRLRPSWISTWRAFFLLCTCTFFSRSYLKVSTSDPSGFAAADLGPLNSSSILFSYAVWDGGRGQPRAAREPQRLTPLPKFFLNSDSDKSLEYSLLQVGDKSHSLSTGAEDTDSDAADEEGGLWQIRKERSRRAKKRVLGSKIRRGLRRAFRKLKRKGRKLKKFMYSTPGHKALSDIAKKIKLKRRLHGLESRVLTGIRKLTKLRKKGNVLRLKFKDATSHLTRRFKNMGLIAGDEDKVEFAFEERPRKGKGGKYTARLLVRAEPPNVAAPHIRDALVGLVVHLRDLGLEMSPQLLRNYGLYGPVAAVSLQGKPDIMHSPTGPISVLNRIFLFPWTHGTLEDLLPLVEKAETSVLAKVALTTQIVALMSKLHTLGVVHRDLEPAAFRIGERGVVLLGDIPALSKAEHQHTEKMRFLASTTPPENIHRHIERKDPVDTPISDAWRTGCVLYRIWCGSLPTNRIPVDGDLHKALKDTESYHVDSSKCPGTPKPVRRLLQNLLDPDPETRIPIEQALRDFPFLSDPSQIPT; this comes from the coding sequence ATGGATGGCCGTCTCAGGCCCTCCTGGATATCCACGTGGCGCGCGTTCTTTCTGTTGTGCACGTGTACGTTTTTCAGCCGGAGCTACTTGAAGGTCTCAACGTCTGATCCATCCGGATTTGCTGCAGCAGACCTAGGGCCGCTGAATTCTAGTAGCATTTTGTTTTCCTATGCTGTTTGGGATGGCGGCCGTGGGCAACCGCGGGCTGCCCgtgagccgcagcgccttaCTCCATTGCCCAAATTTTTCCTGaacagcgacagcgacaaGAGTCTGGAATACAGCTTGCTGCAAGTAGGCGACAAGAGCCACAGTCTTTCCACAGGAGCGGAAGACACAGACTCCGACGCtgccgacgaggagggcgggctCTGGCAGATAAGGAAGGAGCGATCGCGCCGAGCCAAGAAACGCGTTCTGGGCAGCAAAATACGTCGCGGACTCCGGCGGGCTTTCCGTAAACTGAAGAGGAAGGGAAGAAAATTAAAAAAATTCATGTACTCCACTCCTGGACACAAGGCGCTTTCCGATATTGCCAAAAAGATCAAGTTGAAGCGTCGCCTACATGGTCTGGAGTCGCGAGTGCTGACTGGCATCCGAAAGCTTACTAAGCTAaggaagaaaggaaacgTGCTGCGCCTTAAGTTCAAGGATGCGACGTCGCACCTCACTCGACGTTTCAAGAATATGGGTTTGATTGCTGGGGATGAGGACAAAGTCGAGTTTGCGTTTGAGGAACGGCCGCGAAAAGGCAAAGGTGGCAAATACACTGCTCGTCTTTTGGTTCGAGCCGAGCCCCCGAACGTTGCCGCCCCTCATATCCGAGATGCTCTGGTAGGTCTTGTCGTGCATCTGCGAGACCTCGGACTGGAGATGTCCCCCCAGCTCTTGAGAAATTACGGACTATATGGACCAGTCGCCGCGGTGTCGCTGCAGGGAAAACCGGATATTATGCACTCCCCTACTGGTCCGATTTCAGTCTTAAACAGGATATTCTTGTTTCCCTGGACACATGGAACTCTTGAGGACCTCCTGCCCTTGGTGGAGAAAGCAGAAACATCTGTACTGGCTAAGGTGGCGCTTACCACACAGATCGTCGCACTCATGAGTAAGTTGCACACCCTGGGAGTGGTTCACCGTGACTTGGAGCCCGCAGCATTTCGAATCGGAGAAAGAGGCGTTGTTTTGTTAGGAGATATTCCCGCTCTTTCGAAAGCAGAGCATCAGCATACGGAGAAGATGCGTTTCTTGGCCAGCACGACGCCCCCGGAGAACATCCATCGCCACATCGAACGCAAAGATCCTGTGGACACACCAATATCCGATGCATGGCGGACCGGATGCGTGCTTTACCGGATTTGGTGTGGCTCCCTCCCGACAAACAGAATACCTGTGGACGGCGACCTCCACAAGGCTCTGAAGGACACAGAGAGCTATCATGTAGACTCCTCAAAATGCCCTGGAACGCCTAAGCCAGTTCGAAGACTTCTACAAAATCTACTTGACCCTGATCCAGAAACTCGCATTCCCATAGAGCAGGCCCTCCGCGACTTCCCTTTCCTGTCAGATCCAAGCCAGATACCAACGTAG